The nucleotide sequence tccactatgtaaccataatatgtgtcctttcccctttgggttgctgcatcaaagcggacaccgctgttttggttggtgattttttgatctgggcgatcgtgtaaaatgtattcccatttatctcttatcctttgtaagtcaatacagccaaagatggtcccctggacaacaagaacaactcatcacaaacagtgttgtcacctctgagacgtgtttccaaccaactgctgaaagtcctaatgtgttcatatgtaatccagtcgtcgcactgctccgggtgtttggagcatagactgttcttgtgttcattgacatacggggtcaccaaggtagagttttgtagaactgtgtagtgtgcttgagaccaagaatatccatccctgcatattattgagtcccctcccagCGTgcattttccagtcagtctcccctcataccgcgatttagggagacctatcttcttaaggccaggaatgaagccaacacaaaacccaatgacatcctctgtttgatggcccatggagatgcttccttccggcctagcgcggttacggacatatttctttaggactcccatgaacctgtCAAAGGGGatcatattgtgtagaaatacgggccccagaatgacaatctcgtcgactagatgaactaggacatgcgtcatgatattgaagaaggatggtgggaacaccagctcgaaactgacaagacattgcgccacatcactccgtagccttggtacgatttctggatcgatcaccttctcagagattgcattgaggaatgcacatagcttcacaatggctaatcggacgttttccggtagaagccccctcaatgcagccggaagcagttgcatcataatcatgtggcagtcatgagactttaggttctggaactttttctctggcatatttattattccctttatattcgatgagaagccagtcgtgaccttcatactaagcaggcattcaaagaagatttctttctcttctttcgtaagagcgtaactggcaggaccttcatactgctttagaggcatgtcgtctttttcgtgtaaatgttgcaggtccttccgtgcctcaggtgtatcttttgtcttcccatacacgcccaagaagcctagcaggttcacacaaaggttcttcgtcacgtgcatcatgtcgattgaagagcggacctctaggtctttccagtagggtaggtcccaacatatagatttcttcttccacatgggtgcgtgtcccttggtgtcattcggaacagctagtccgtcgggaccttttccaaagattacgtgtaaatcattgaccatagcaagtacgtgatcatcggtacgcatggcgggcttcttccggtgatctgcctcgcctttgaaatgcttgccgttcttccgacattgatggttggtcagaagaaatcaacgatggcccaggtacacattcttcctgcatttgtccaggtatatactttcagtttcatctaaacagtgcgtgcatgcgtggtatcccttgtttgtctgtcctgaaaggttactgagagcgggccaatcgttgatggttacaaacagcaacgcgtgcaggttaaattcctcatgtttgtgctcatcccacgtacgtacactgtttccattccacaactgtaaaagttcttcaactaatggccttaggaacacatcaatgtcgttgtcgggttgcttagggccttggatgagaactggcatcataatgaactttcacTTCATGCACATTCAAGGagaaaggttatacatacatagagtcacgggccaggtgctgtgattgctgctctgctccccgaaaggattaatgccatccgtgcttaaaccaaaccatacgttccttgggtcacttgcaaactcaggccagtgctttctctcgatttttctccactgcgacccgtcagcgggtgctctcaacttcccgtctttcttacggttgtaacaccccggatatgatttacctaatatgtaatccaactcttgccgtttccggtgctaagttattttatttattcgggttcgggtttttgtctccgtgtgttgttgtcattgtcatgcatctcatatcatgtcatcatgtgcatcgcatttgcatacatgttcgtctcatgcatccgagcattttccccgttgtccgttttgcattccgacgctccgttctcctccggtggtcatttctacctttctttcgtgtgtgggggttaaacatttccggattggaccgagacttgccaagcggccttggtttactaccggtagaccgcctgtcaagttttgtaccatttggacttcgtttgatgctccaacggttaaccgagggaccaaaaaggcttcgtgtgtgttgcagcccaacacccctccaatttggcccaaaacccaccaaaagcctctccatcatctagagcgttcgatcacgatcgcgtggccaaaaatcacacctcatttggactctcctagctcctcctatgcttATATATAGCCCCCCTCCGAAATCCGTGGTTCcccttccccgaaaccctaaaaatcccctctctccgcgccggacatgtccgtccgctgccggacacgccgcgtcgccgcccgcATCCATTGACAGAGCGCCACGTGGCACCCCGCACAGTCCGCGCCGCAGCGGCCCGGAGAGCCTGGATCAGGCCCTCCCCGGCCCGTAGCTCCCCGCGCGCCCCGCGCCTTTCTTCTCCGCGGCCGAGCCCGcctcgccggccggcgccgccgcgccgccgcggccgcaaTCGACGCCcgatgccgccgccccgccgcggcgCTCCGTCCGCGCTCGTCCGCGACTCCGACCAGCCCCCTCGTCCTCCGCGGCAAGTCCGGCGTCCTCCCCGTCAAACTCCAGCGCTGACCCCGGCGTTCCTCGGTTTTCGCCCCTCAGATCTGAGATCTGGAGTTTAGGGTTGACTTTTTCTTAGaaaaaccctaattattttgctatgttcatcgtgccgtaactttgcatccgttgattcgatttgggcgtatagcatattaaaatgttcgcctcagagagcacatcatttcatctcattgcatcattttcatttgagttaatcttgatgcccgaaatgctgttggaagagtgccaTTTGAGTTAagtgtcagatctgctgcaccaaatagatatttgtcatttttgccatgattatttgtgcatgttatgcccctgagctctacatgtgttttgttatatgctttgccatctttccagaggtgccatccatgtatttttatgatgtgtgtggtgactagcacaagcttgcaaagtggtgcattcgttaatgctaatttcagggacttagcaattccactaagtccttggactgttttACCAATATGTCATattttcatgttgtttcctagtgatccgtgcctcttttgaggatgatcagtaagggtgatttgttaattttatagtgctctatccatccatgtctttatttgcaattatgaagcaccctagcttgagtcaatcgagctctacttttactatTTCGTGAATCtcggcagattgtctacttgttagcgattttgccgaggatgttgtagttgatccgtgcatgctatattattgttcttgccatgtatagcttgccatgtatagcttgtcgTAAAGGCGAGCGGGCGCGTCGGTGCGGGTTTGCAAACGTACGACAATGCCAACAACGGTGGAGGTGAAGGGTGCGGATGCAAAATAAGGGGGAGAAGGGGTTGAGTGGAAGGAAAAGGGACCGGGTTGGGTGGGCCGGGGGTGTTGAGTCCTATGTGTCTGCTACCCGGACTCCCGCAACCCCACGTAGTCTCCAATTTGCAGGAGAAAACGCGTCCGAATCACGCCGCGGATCAATATAGATCCGCGTTGGTTGGCTTTCATGGTTGATCCGAACGGATGCGAGCGGTTTGTAGAGATGACCTTAACACCTTTGCTAGACCTTGGTGTTTCATATATTTAGGCCTTCTTTGGTTcctaggataggaattttatagaaaTAGGAAAattataggaagtgagatgacatgcatgtcaattcctatagagaaagagatgtcatttggtgcataggatatgattttttttcattgagtctaggctaatgttttttttccttcaaaacatgaaggattgattcctatcctacataggaataggaatccattcctataaaTCAAAGAGCTTTAAAGAAAATTTTCCTTTATAAATCGTATTCTATTGAATTCCTACAAAAATCGTACAAACCAAAAGAGGCCTGAGGATCTGTTTCTCGAGCATTTTGCCGATGATACCACAAATCCAGAACCAAAGGCAATGATGCACGATTTAATTAGAGGCTTGCACAATGGAACCAGAGAGCGGTGGGCGAGGCGTGTAGAACAGCCTCGCGTCGGCACGCTCCATGGCCAGCGCCGTATACGCGAGGAGcagcgtcgccgccgccaccgcacagcACAGCACGGCTCCGCTCCGGCAACGGGCGCGTCATCCCATGCATCTGCGCAAGATGCGAATAGTACGGGCGATTAATTAGAGAACAAATGTACCACACCTAGCCCATCGTCAGACAAATAGGAAATTACCGAACTATCCTTGAGCCAAATTTTCAGTCCAACCATACAAACCATTGGATCAATTATTATGTACTACTACTCCTTGCAAGTTTACACACCTTAAAATCTGTAAATAACTAGTAGTAGTTTAAACAAGCGAGACCATATATAGGCCTAGCTAGGCGGCTACGGTACGGCCGCCATCGACGCAGATGACCTGCCCGGTGATGTAGGAAGCAGCCGGCATGCAGAGGAACCCCACGAGCGACGCCACCTCCTCTGGCTCGCCTAGGCGGCCCAAAGCGGTGCgcgcgctctccgcctcccacatCCTCCCTGCCGCATCTGAGTCGATCTGAATGCCGCTGCTGTCGAGGAGGTCCGTCCGGACTCCTCCCGGCGCGACGCAATTGACCCGGATGCCGTCGCATGCCCACTCAACGGCGAGGGTACGGGTGAGCTGGTTCAGGGCCGCCTTGGTCGCCGAGTACAGCGACAGCGTCGGGTATCCGAGCAGCCCGCCAATGGATGAGATGTTCACCACGTTGCCGCCGCtgccggcgaggaggagcgggtGCGCCAGCTGCGCCAGGTGGAAGCACGACTCGAGGTTGGTGGCCATGAGACGGGCGTACTCCTCCGCCGTGCACGCCGTGGCCGCCCCGAAGAAGGTCTGCCCGGCGTTGTTCACAAGGATGTCCAGCTTGCCCCCCAGCTCGGCGCTGGCCGTTGCCATGAGCGCCTCCCGGTTGCCGCGCACGGAGACGTCGCATGTTGAGCCCGTGACGCGCGCGCTCAGGCGGCCCGCGTCGGTGTCCGCGGCCCATCCGCACAGCCGCTCCTGCACGTCGCCGTCGCTCCGGGCGCAGGTGTGCACCCGGACGCCGAACCCCGCGAGCTCCTCCACGATCGCGCCTGCGCCATGCATGGTTCGCAAGTGATTGTGTCAGTGTGTGCGATCAGTCACAAAGCTAGCGCGTGAAAGAAAGAAGCATGCAGGGCGTACCCGATTCCTTTGGTTCCGCCGGTGACGAGGGCCGTCTTGCCGGCGAGGCTCCACCGCTCCTCTcggcttgctgctgctgccgccatcttgGGTCGACCGATGCGTGTATCTCACTGACTAGACTTGTATATATATACGACGATGATGCTATTAGCTCTCGCGAGAGACTACGACGTGTATAGATGCTTTGCTCGGGGAACTTTTGTCTTGTACGATGagtaccttcttcttcttctctctttttttttgcgggtgatgaTTACACTAGCAAAGTGACCATAACTAACAAATCCATCGGCGCCGTCGCGCGGTGCTCGGCCGGGCAAATTAAGGTTTCTTTCAGGATCCAATTAAGAGTTGCTTTTAAAAAAGGAGCTATATATGTATAACCAATGGAAACGActacttttttttttgcggggtgaaaGACTTTCGTTTCATCAGTCTGGATCAGGATGATCCAAGGAGCATAATTAAGTTTACAACCTCTTCAGGTGCTGATCACAACCAAACGGCTGTTTTAACACAGGCACGTCCTTTTCTAGCTAGCTCATTACTAACTTGATTACTCTCCCTTCTAATGGCTCTAACCTTCACTTTTCTTCCACCATAAGTACTCGCTTTAATCTCATGAACGAGGTCTGCGTTTGGTGACCGGTCTGTAGACTTGTGCATGAGCATAGCAACAACCTTTGAGCAGTCTGTCTCGAGGATGAATGGTGCTGAGCTCCACTCCATAGCAAGGGAAACCCCTTCTCGACATGCTTCCAGTTTAGCTGCTAGTGCATTATGGCATGTGAACATGTGGCGTCAAGATGAAAAAACGATATGCCCCCCCGCGTCTCCAATGACCATCCCGATGTCGCCATTCCCTGCTTGCTCCGAGGAAGAGCCGTCGATGTCGAGCTTCAGCCAGCCGTCGGGAGGCGGCTCCCATCTATCCGGTTGTCGTGGCACCCCGCCCCTACTGGTTGGTTTGCTGAACGACGGTCCAGCCACATGGGGTGCCGACAGCTGCACCGCCATTTTGCCTTTCTCATGGTGGCCTTGGGGATGCTGCTGGATACAAAGGAGGGACGTGATGTAGCTGTGCAAGAATCTGCGTGATGTCTCGGTCGGGGGAGCCTCCTTCTCATGTGTGATCTCATTTTGGACATGCCATGAGCGCCACATAGTCATCAATAGAGCCATTCTTGAGGTGCTGGTGAGTGGCTCCAGCACCTCAAACAATCACTCCGGCCCTGTGTTGCGATCAGAGCTAATATCTGGCAGCGGCCAATCCTGCGCCATGGCACACCATAGGTCCACTGCACGAGGGCACTCACACATAGCATGGAAGCCGTCCTCGCATTCCATTCCACACACATGGCATATATTAGATGGTTCCAAGTGACGAGAACATTGGTTGGACCAAGTGGCCAGAGAATTAGTCACAAGCCGCCATGCAAAGACGCGTACCTTAGAgggagcagggcacccccatatgATCTTCCAGATGGCATGACGACCATCTGGTGCCCTGCTCGTAGCACATGCCGATGGGCGCTCACATTCGTCCATGGCTAGGCGGTAGGCCGAACAAACGGTAAATATGCCGTTCTTCTCTGGCGCCCAAGCAAGGGTGTCGTCAAAGCAACGGCGGCAAGCCCGGATGCGTGTGATGGCATCAATGTCAACCGGGAGGAGGTGTCGACGAAGAAGGTCCAGCCGCCATGCGCCACGCTCATCAAGAAGATCCTCCACTCGCCTCAGTCGGCACGTGCCCTGCGATGTGATGAGGTTCCCTCCATGCTCCCTCGATAGCCACCTATCTCGCCAAATGCGAATATTTTTGCCATTACCAACGCGCCAAGTCAGCCCTTTCTTCAGAAGTTCGAGGTCGTGCTGGATGCCCTGCCAAGATGCCGAAGCATTACCAGAAAAAACTGTATCCTCAAGGCGCCCATCAGGATAGTATCGAGCTTTTAGAACCTGCGCACATAAACTATCTGCTCTAATTAGGAGGAGGCGCCAAGCTTGCCGGGCTAGCAGAGCTTGGTTGAACATGCGGTAGTCTCTAAATCCAAGGCCTCCCTTGGTTTTGTGCGCCATAATATTTGGCCAAGAGATCCAATGTATTTGCGCTTCCCTTTAGAGGATCCCCACCAAAAGTTCCTGACCATGCGGTTCAAGTGGTCACAAACAGACACTAGAAGTTTAAACACACTCATCATGAAGGTTGGGATTGCCTGCAATCATCACTTCTTTCCCTGCCGAGGAAAGTGTGTCGCCCCATGCAATAATCAAAAGTATATGATAGGTTGATCGGACCTTCTTGAAGCAAATGATGCAAAATTTGGGTTTCGCTCACAGGTGGATTGACTGGATAATGTCTTGTGTCACCATTGTGAGGTACAATGTGAAATTTAATGGAACCCTTCTGGATTCATTTGCACCGACGCGAGGGCTTCGGCAAGGTAGTCCACTCTCCtcttttttgttcctttttattgCTGGCGGTCTCTCGGCCTTGTTGAAGTATGGTGAAAGGAGTGGGAATTTGGTGCCACTCAAAATCTGCTGGCGTGCCCCGCGGATCTCCCACTTGTTGTTTGCACATGACACCCTACTCTTTTTCAAGGCTGATAATGAGCAAGCTGATGGGATCCGTAATATCCTATGTCCTACGAGAAAGCAATGGGCTAGTTGATTAACCCAGCAAAATGCAGTATCATGTTTGGGAAATCTTGTCCGGAGAACAGCCAAGTGAGTATTCATTCGACCCTACAGGTTGAAAGGTCAACCTTTGAAGAGAGATATCTCGGGCTGCCTACACTGGAGGAGCGGATGTCGAAAGGAAAATTTCAGATTCTTCAGGCACAGCTGACCAAATGGAAATGACTACTTAACACTAGTAGTTGATTAATGTCTCATTTCTGGCGGTGTTAGGCGATCCATCAAGAATTCATGATTGATCAGTTTGTATTTGTGTTTGCCGCCTTGGCTTTTATTGTGCAATTTTGTTATTTCAGGATTGGTGCAAGTGCAAAAGACGAGACAATCTTGATCCGGCGGCTATCAGTTGTTTACAAGGAATGACTTTTTGGTTGAGAGTACAAGAAATAACATTTTTTTAGGAAACTATAGCAAAGAATGGAGAAAAATCAAAACTAGCACCCCGTCGGCCACGCGTGGGCCGAAAAGGGTGTTTTCGGCCTCCTTTTGGCTGACATGGACTTTTCGGCCTTGCCTTGGCCGAAAAGGTGCGTACTTGGGCCGAAAAGTCCTTTTTGATCAGGAGTAGGCCGAAAAGTCTCTTGGGCCCACCTTTTCACGTTAATGGTTGACCGAAGTAGCATGGCTCCACTCTTCGGCTTACGTTAGGCCGAagcgattttttttaaattttggtatATAAATACTATGCAACCATTGCCCATCTTAGACATTAAAAAAATATATTTTCGCGCAACCCTTTTCCCTTAATATTTTCCGGCCatccgtttcccgccaaccccttcccgtcaTATGTTCCTGCCACCCGTTTCCCGGCAACCCCTTCCCgtcatatgttcccgccaacccttttcCGCCATACCATAGTATACCATTAAATAAATTCTtcatatttaaaaaaatcatgtttctcAAAATCTTTGCCCTTTTTTGAATGTAtataaaaaattattttttttatataaataCATTAGCCAGATGCTATCCTATTTGGCTGGTAACACATATACCCAGCGTGAGGTCAGGTTTTTGACTCCATCGCTTGCGCTTTTATCCCATTTTTTTAAATATGAAGCATTTATTTAATGGTATACTgtggtatggcgggaaagggttgtcGGAAAACGGGTGGcaggaacatatggcgggaaggggttggtgGGAAACGGATGGCGGGAAAGAGTTGACGGGGAAATATTGAGGGGAAAGGGTTGCGCGAAAATATATTTTTTCAGTGTCTAAGATGGACAGTGGTTGCACAATATTTATATACCAAAATAAAAAAACTCTTCGGCCTAACGTAAGCCGAAGAGTGGAGCCATGCAACTTCAGTCAACCATTAACGTGAAAAGGTGGGCCCAAGG is from Triticum aestivum cultivar Chinese Spring chromosome 3A, IWGSC CS RefSeq v2.1, whole genome shotgun sequence and encodes:
- the LOC123057148 gene encoding noroxomaritidine/norcraugsodine reductase-like codes for the protein MAAAAASREERWSLAGKTALVTGGTKGIGYAIVEELAGFGVRVHTCARSDGDVQERLCGWAADTDAGRLSARVTGSTCDVSVRGNREALMATASAELGGKLDILVNNAGQTFFGAATACTAEEYARLMATNLESCFHLAQLAHPLLLAGSGGNVVNISSIGGLLGYPTLSLYSATKAALNQLTRTLAVEWACDGIRVNCVAPGGVRTDLLDSSGIQIDSDAAGRMWEAESARTALGRLGEPEEVASLVGFLCMPAASYITGQVICVDGGRTVAA